The proteins below come from a single Malus domestica chromosome 03, GDT2T_hap1 genomic window:
- the LOC103429764 gene encoding mediator of RNA polymerase II transcription subunit 15a-like isoform X3 has product MDTNKWRPSQVGEAAMDAGDWRSQLQADSRQRIVNKIMDTLKRHLPFSGQDGLQELSKIAVRFEEKIYTAATSQSDYLRKISLKMLTMETKSQNSMGNPLQSNSAGSFGMQPQVPNQGMQSQVPNHGQSLSMPLPANQSQGRQPLLSQSIQNNIPPAGVQSSSGLSSALPPSSGLTQTPIPSIGGQNPNMQNMSGSSQNSLGNSMGQGVPSNVFANSQRQMPGRQQVAPQQQQPQQSQNSQNSQQYMYHQQMQHSLLKPKYQQGNMPQLVQQQQQQQQQQNLLQPTQLQSSQQSVMPTSSVMQPSVQSSLQQNQQSAMQQSSQPMLPQHSQPVLRQQQQPQQVAVHQQQTPMAQQPILTPQQQQPQLMVQQPTASNLSQNQMIGQQTNVGDMQQQQQQRLLNQQNNVLNLQQQQQQQQQQQQQQQQHQQQQQQLMAQQSNLSNIHQQQLGPQSNVTGLQQQQQSNLSNMHQQQLGSQSNVTGLQQQQHLGTQSGNSSMQPNQHSVHLLQQSKVQVQQQQHPNASNMLPTQGQQSQPQASQQQMMSQIQSQPAQMQQMGLQQQSNPLQRDMQQRLQASGQISGTMLQAQNVMDQQKQLYQSQRPLAETSSTSLDSSAQTGHANGGDWQEDVYQKIKVMKEKYLPELSEMYHKIATKLQQHDSLPQQPKSEQLEKLKMFRTMLERLISILQVSKSNISPGLKDKLGLYEKQIVNFINTNRPRKQGPPLQQGQLPPPHMHSMQQPQSQIPQVQSHENQMNPQLQTMNLQGSVPTMQQNNMTSLQQNSMSSISGLSTSQQNMMNSLQPSTNLDSGQGNALNSLQQVPVGSIQQTPVSAPQQANMNGLSSQSGVSMLQPNINSLQSNSGMLQHQQLKQQEQQMLQNQLKQQYQQRMQQQLIQKQLQQQQQQQQQQQQLQQAKQQLPAQMQANQHQMPQLHQINDANDLKMRQGMGVKPGVFQQHISAGQRAYPHQQLKSGSPFPIPSSNQLLQAASPQISQHSSPQVDQQNLLTHPKAGTPLQTAGSPFVIPSPSTPMAPSPMPGDSEKPSSLPNAGNIGHQQTAGVGAPVQSLAIGTPGISASPLLAEFSVPDASHVNALSTISGKSSVTEQPLERLIKAVKSMSPHTLSASVSDIGSVVSMIDRIAGSAPGNGSRAAVGEDLVAMTKCRLQARNVMTHDGSNGTRKMRRYTSAMPLNVVSSAGSMNDSFKQLINSETSDLESTATSRIKRPRVEANHALLEEIREINRLLIDTVVDISDEDVDPSAAAAEGGEGTLVKCSFDAVALSPSLKSQYASAQMSPIQPLRLLVPTNYPNCSPILLDKFPVEVSKEYEDLSVKAKSMFSISLRSISQPMSLGEIARTWDVCAHAVISEHAQQSGGGSFSSKYGTWENCLSAA; this is encoded by the exons ATGGATACCAATAAGTGGAGGCCTTCTCAAGTTGGAGAGGCTGCCATGGATGCCGGCGATTGGAGGAGTCAGCTGCAGGCTGATTCGAGGCAAAGAATTGTCAACAAGAT AATGGATACGTTGAAGAGGCATCTTCCCTTCTCCGGACAAGATGGATTACAGGAACTCAGTAAAATTGCTGTAAGGTTTGAGGAAAAGATTTATACTGCAGCCACAAGCCAG tcGGATTATCTACGGAAAATTTCTCTGAAGATGCTCACAATGGAGACAAAGTCTCAGAATTCAATGGGCAATCCTTTACAATCTAACTCTGCGG GGTCTTTTGGTATGCAACCCCAAGTTCCCAATCAAGGTATGCAATCCCAAGTCCCCAATCATGGGCAATCACTCTCTATGCCGTTACCAGCTAATCAATCTCAAGGACGCCAACCACTTTTATCACAGAGCATTCAGAATAACATTCCACCTGCTGGAGTTCAAAGTTCGTCTGGCTTATCATCTGCACTACCTCCTTCTTCCGGTTTAACCCAGACTCCTATCCCAAGTATAGGTGGACAAAACCCAAACATGCAAAATATGTCTGGAAGTTCACAGAATTCATTAGGGAATTCCATGGGCCAGGGGGTACCCTCCAATGTCTTTGCTAATTCTCAAAGGCAAATGCCAGGAAGGCAACAGGTAGCTCCCCAACAGCAGCAGCCGCAGCAATCCCAGAATTCCCAGAATTCCCAGCAGTATATGTACCATCAACAGATGCAACATTCGCTTTTGAAGCCAAAATATCAGCAGGGAAATATGCCACAACTTGTGCAACAGCAACAGcaacagcaacagcagcagAACCTTTTACAACCGACTCAGTTGCAATCTTCCCAGCAATCTGTTATGCCAACATCGTCTGTTATGCAGCCTTCAGTGCAATCATCTCTCCAGCAGAATCAACAATCTGCTATGCAACAGTCATCACAACCCATGCTTCCGCAGCATTCACAGCCAGTTCTCAGGCAGCAACAGCAGCCTCAACAGGTAGCTGTTCATCAACAGCAAACACCAATGGCACAACAGCCAATATTAACCCCACAGCAGCAGCAGCCGCAGCTTATGGTGCAACAGCCAACTGCTTCAAACTTGTCCCAGAATCAGATGATTGGACAACAAACTAATGTCGGGGatatgcagcagcagcagcaacagagGTTACTAAACCAGCAGAATAATGTTTTAAACCTGCAACAACAGCAACAGcaacagcaacagcagcagcagcagcaacagcaacatcaacagcagcagcagcagttaATGGCTCAGCAAAGCAACCTTTCTAATATCCATCAGCAACAATTGGGCCCGCAGAGTAATGTTACTGGGTTACAGCAACAGCAGCAAAGCAACCTTTCAAATATGCATCAGCAACAGTTGGGCTCTCAGAGTAATGTTACCGGATTACAGCAACAGCAGCACCTTGGAACTCAAAGTGGTAATTCTAGTATGCAACCAAATCAGCACTCTGTACACTTGTTGCAACAATCCAAGGTTCAGGTGCAGCAGCAACAACATCCGAATGCATCTAACATGTTACCGACTCAAGGACAGCAGTCACAACCGCAAGCATCACAGCAACAAATGATGTCACAGATTCAATCACAGCCTGCACAGATGCAACAAATGGGTTTGCAACAGCAGTCAAATCCACTGCAACGAGATATGCAGCAAAGGCTTCAAGCATCAGGTCAGATATCAGGAACCATGCTTCAAGCTCAAAATGTAATGGATCAGCAAAAGCAGTTATATCAATCTCAGAGACCTCTTGCTGAGACATCATCGA CTTCTCTAGATTCCTCAGCTCAGACTGGACATGCAAATGGGGGTGATTGGCAAGAGGATGTCTATCAAAAA ATCAAAGTcatgaaggaaaagtacttaCCCGAACTAAGTGAAATGTATCATAAAATTGCTACTAAACTCCAGCAG CACGATTCTCTTCCACAACAACCAAAGTCAGAGCAGCTTGAGAAGCTAAAAATGTTCAGAACCATGTTAGAGCGCCTCATATCAATCTTACAGGTTTCCAAGAGTAACATTTCACCTGGTTTGAAAGACAAGTTGGGTTTATACGAGAAGCAGATAGTAAATTTTATTAATACAAATAGACCGAGGAAGCAAGGTCCTCCTCTGCAACAAGGGCAGCTCCCCCCACCTCATATGCACTCCATGCAGCAGCCACAGTCTCAAATTCCTCAAGTGCAGTCTCATGAAAATCAAATGAACCCTCAGTTGCAAACAATGAATTTACAAGGTTCTGTGCCAACAATGCAGCAGAACAATATGACAAGTTTGCAGCAAAATTCAATGTCTTCAATATCTGGGCTTTCAACATCACAGCAGAACATGATGAATTCATTGCAGCCGAGTACAAATTTGGATTCAGGACAGGGAAATGCACTGAACTCTTTGCAGCAAGTTCCGGTGGGATCTATCCAACAAACTCCTGTCAGTGCTCCCCAGCAAGCTAACATGAATGGTTTGTCATCACAGAGTGGGGTTAGTATGCTTCAGCCAAATATTAACTCCCTTCAGTCAAATTCTGGTATGCTTCAACACCAGCAATTAAAACAGCAGGAACAGCAAATGCTTCAGAATCAACTGAAGCAACAGTATCAACAGCGAATGCAGCAGCAACTGATACAGAAGCAGCTGCAACAGcaacagcaacagcagcagcagcagcaacagttGCAGCAAGCAAAGCAGCAGCTTCCGGCGCAGATGCAGGCGAACCAACACCAAATGCCACAACTTCATCAAATAAATGATGCAAATGACTTGAAGATGAGACAGGGGATGGGTGTTAAGCCAGGGGTTTTTCAGCAACATATATCCGCAGGCCAGCGTGCTTATCCGCATCAGCAGTTGAAATCAGGATCTCCATTTCCTATTCCATCATCAAACCAACTCCTTCAGGCTGCATCTCCTCAAATTTCACAACATTCTTCTCCCCAAGTTGACCAGCAGAATCTACTGACTCACCCAAAAGCTGGAACACCATTGCAAACTGCCGGTTCACCTTTTGTCATCCCATCTCCTTCAACTCCCATGGCTCCATCCCCCATGCCAGGGGATTCTGAGAAACCTTCCTCACTACCAAATGCTGGGaatatcggacatcaacaaaCAGCTGGGGTGGGAGCACCAGTCCAGTCCCTTGCAATTGGCACCCCTGGGATATCGGCATCTCCTTTGCTTGCTGAATTTAGTGTACCAGATGCTAGTCATGTTAATGCTTTGTCAACTATTTCTGGCAAGTCGAGTGTTACCGAGCAGCCTCTTGAACGCTTGATTAAGGCG GTGAAATCGATGTCACCTCATACATTGAGTGCATCTGTCAGTGACATTGGTTCAGTTGTTAGTATGATTGATAGGATAGCAGGGTCTGCCCCAGGTAATGGATCTAGAGCGGCAGTCGGTGAGGATTTGGTTGCGATGACAAAGTGTCGTCTGCAAGCAAGAAACGTTATGACTCATGATGGATCAAATGGGACTAGGAAGATGAGGCGCTACACTAGTGCCATGCCCTTAAATGTTGTGTCTTCAGCTGGCAGTATGAATGATAGTTTCAAGCAGTTGATCAATTCAGAGACATCTGACCTGGAGTCAACTGCAACATCTCGTATCAAGAGGCCTAGGGTTGAG GCTAATCATGCTCTTCTGGAAGAAATAAGAGAAATAAATCGGCTGCTTATCGACACAGTTGTTGATATCAGTGATGAAGATGTTGACCCTAGTGCAGCCGCTGCTGAAGGGGGTGAGGGGACTCTTGTCAAGTGCTCTTTTGATGCTGTGGCTCTCAGTCCAAGCTTGAAATCACAGTATGCTTCAGCACAAATG TCACCAATTCAGCCATTAAGACTGCTTGTTCCCACAAATTACCCCAACTGCTCTCCAATACTCTTGGACAAGTTTCCAGTTGAAGTCAG TAAAGAGTATGAAGATCTTTCTGTGAAGGCCAAATCGATGTTTAGCATATCTCTACGAAGCATTTCACAACCCATGTCCCTTGGGGAGATAGCAAGGACTTGGGATGTTTGTGCACACGCAGTTATTTCTGAGCATGCGCAGCAGAGCGGTGGAGGAAGTTTCAGCTCAAAGTACGGGACATGGGAGAACTGCTTGAGCGCTGCTTGA